From the Planctomycetia bacterium genome, one window contains:
- a CDS encoding tRNA-dihydrouridine synthase family protein, producing MNPAPYLASPPLLLPHLAIGSVDIGFPIVQAALSGYSDMAMRVIARKLGASYTLCEVVLDKLILEAGNKLKKRFLQVDPGEHPVAGQLMGSEPDQFAAAALELVAAGFDVVDINFGCPVKKVLGRCRGGFLLSTPDTALEIVSRVRDVVPPHVPVSVKMRRGLDDTQQSRDNFFTIFDGAFARGVAAITVHGRTVHQRYVGPSRWEFLTEVKRHAGSRTVIGSGDLFTAQACLDMIRQTGIDGVTVARGCIGNPWIFEQCRALAAGLPLPPPPSVFAQREIIHEHYRLAEGIYGSNHFGRQMRKFGIKYSRLHPQALEVRNAFIAVSCTEQLQQVLDKYYSEDLPGRYPPDHPDESPEDTTCEIG from the coding sequence ATGAATCCAGCTCCATATCTAGCATCGCCGCCGCTCCTCTTACCGCATCTCGCGATCGGGTCCGTCGACATCGGGTTCCCCATCGTCCAAGCGGCCTTGAGCGGCTATAGCGACATGGCGATGCGCGTCATCGCGCGTAAGCTCGGGGCTTCGTATACGCTCTGCGAAGTGGTGCTCGACAAGCTGATTCTCGAAGCCGGCAACAAGCTGAAAAAGCGATTTCTCCAGGTCGACCCCGGCGAGCATCCGGTCGCGGGCCAGCTCATGGGCAGCGAGCCCGACCAGTTTGCAGCGGCCGCTCTGGAGCTCGTCGCCGCCGGCTTCGACGTGGTCGACATCAACTTCGGCTGCCCGGTGAAGAAGGTGCTCGGGCGTTGTCGCGGCGGCTTTCTCTTGAGCACGCCCGACACGGCGCTCGAGATCGTCTCGCGCGTGCGCGATGTCGTGCCGCCGCACGTTCCCGTCTCGGTGAAAATGCGACGCGGGCTCGACGACACACAGCAAAGCCGCGACAACTTCTTCACGATCTTCGACGGCGCGTTCGCTCGAGGCGTAGCGGCCATCACGGTCCACGGTCGCACGGTCCATCAGCGCTACGTGGGCCCGAGCCGTTGGGAATTCCTCACGGAAGTGAAACGCCACGCCGGCTCGCGCACCGTGATCGGCAGCGGCGACTTGTTCACGGCGCAGGCCTGCCTCGACATGATCCGTCAGACGGGCATCGACGGCGTGACGGTCGCGCGCGGCTGCATCGGCAATCCGTGGATCTTCGAGCAATGCCGAGCGCTGGCCGCCGGGTTGCCGCTGCCCCCGCCGCCGAGCGTGTTTGCGCAGCGCGAAATCATTCACGAGCATTATCGCTTGGCCGAAGGCATTTACGGCAGCAACCACTTTGGGCGGCAGATGCGCAAGTTCGGCATCAAGTATTCGCGGCTGCACCCGCAAGCCTTGGAAGTTCGCAACGCCTTCATCGCGGTTTCTTGCACGGAACAGTTGCAGCAAGTCCTCGACAAATACTATTCGGAAGACCTGCCGGGCCGGTACCCGCCGGATCACCCCGATGAATCGCCGGAAGACACGACCTGCGAGATTGGGTAA
- a CDS encoding helix-turn-helix domain-containing protein, whose translation MKVFTTGQVAKICKVAPRTVSKWFDSGRLKGYRIPGSQDRRIPREYLIKFLKEHGMPLGDLEDEAMAKVLIVSQDQILIENLKRELPVEKSFKQSVAASGFEAGIQAESFHPDSIVVDFSIGRTEALQICQNLRRNTEYAETILIALLPDDGNTAGIDRSTINETFKKPFDAALLAERLRTLIGGRKELVR comes from the coding sequence ATGAAGGTATTCACTACGGGACAGGTCGCTAAGATCTGTAAAGTGGCCCCCCGCACCGTCAGTAAGTGGTTCGATTCCGGCCGGCTCAAGGGATACCGCATCCCTGGCTCGCAGGATCGACGGATTCCTCGTGAGTACCTGATCAAGTTCCTCAAGGAGCATGGTATGCCCCTTGGCGACTTGGAAGACGAAGCGATGGCCAAGGTGCTCATCGTCAGTCAAGATCAGATCCTCATCGAGAATCTGAAGCGTGAACTGCCGGTTGAAAAATCGTTTAAGCAATCGGTCGCGGCGTCCGGCTTCGAAGCCGGTATCCAAGCCGAGAGTTTCCATCCGGATAGCATCGTGGTCGACTTCTCGATCGGTCGAACCGAGGCCCTCCAAATTTGCCAAAATCTCCGTCGCAATACGGAGTACGCCGAAACGATCTTGATCGCTTTGCTGCCGGACGACGGCAACACGGCGGGCATCGATCGCTCGACGATCAACGAAACGTTCAAGAAGCCTTTCGACGCTGCTCTGCTCGCGGAACGCCTCCGCACGCTGATCGGCGGCCGCAAGGAACTCGTCCGCTAA
- a CDS encoding NPCBM/NEW2 domain-containing protein produces the protein MLNFIALALLAAAPEFQAVGSDGSKFRGELTEFTGEKAVFRTSEGERSIPTGGLVRMIPSEASTSMVGTAVVWVRMLDGTRFDAVSYQVAGGKATISFGKGLDIVVPTATIHSVRLKEQPQAIAEQWNAILNRPAPADLIVIREETSIDYLEGVFGDVTADSVQFTLDGEAIPVKRPKVEGLVYYHPKAPTLEGPFCVVTDRAGSSIQAARTTLAAGRLKITTPTGAELTLPLERVNAIDFPARYLSEMKPEALSFEPLVREPRIVAESIGARYRPRFDQAMEPGPLRLGGREYFKGIALHSRSSVTFLLPEPFVKLTAIAGIDDRVRPHGNVLLTIHGDDRVLLERNITGAEEPLPISLDLTGVTRLKFTVDFGADRIDAGDYLDLCDPRLFQ, from the coding sequence ATGCTGAACTTCATCGCCCTCGCGCTGCTGGCCGCCGCCCCGGAGTTTCAAGCCGTCGGTTCCGACGGCTCGAAGTTTCGCGGAGAGCTTACCGAGTTCACCGGCGAGAAGGCCGTGTTCCGCACCAGCGAAGGGGAACGAAGCATCCCGACCGGCGGGCTCGTACGCATGATCCCGAGCGAAGCTTCGACCTCGATGGTCGGCACCGCCGTGGTTTGGGTCCGGATGCTCGACGGCACCCGTTTCGACGCCGTCTCCTACCAAGTCGCCGGCGGCAAGGCGACGATCTCGTTCGGCAAAGGGCTCGACATCGTCGTCCCGACCGCGACCATCCATTCCGTGCGACTGAAAGAGCAACCGCAAGCGATCGCCGAGCAGTGGAACGCGATTTTGAATCGCCCCGCGCCGGCCGATCTGATCGTGATCCGCGAAGAGACTTCGATCGATTACCTCGAAGGGGTCTTCGGCGACGTGACTGCCGACTCGGTGCAGTTCACGCTCGACGGCGAAGCGATTCCCGTCAAGCGCCCGAAAGTCGAAGGGCTGGTCTACTATCACCCCAAGGCTCCGACGCTCGAAGGCCCGTTCTGCGTCGTGACCGATCGAGCCGGCTCGTCCATTCAAGCCGCGCGCACGACGCTCGCCGCCGGCCGACTTAAGATCACGACGCCAACCGGTGCCGAGCTGACCCTGCCGCTCGAGCGTGTGAACGCGATCGACTTCCCGGCCCGTTATTTGAGCGAGATGAAGCCGGAAGCGTTATCGTTCGAGCCGTTGGTCCGCGAGCCGCGCATCGTCGCCGAGAGCATCGGCGCGCGCTACCGTCCCCGATTCGATCAAGCCATGGAGCCCGGCCCCTTGCGGCTCGGCGGGCGCGAATACTTTAAGGGGATCGCGCTGCACAGTCGTTCGAGCGTGACGTTCCTGCTGCCGGAGCCGTTCGTCAAACTGACGGCGATCGCCGGCATCGACGACCGCGTCCGCCCGCACGGCAACGTCTTGCTCACGATCCACGGCGACGATCGGGTGTTGCTCGAACGCAACATCACCGGCGCGGAAGAACCGCTGCCGATTTCTCTCGATCTTACCGGCGTGACCCGTTTGAAGTTCACCGTCGACTTCGGTGCCGATCGCATCGACGCAGGCGATTACTTAGATCTCTGCGATCCGAGGTTGTTTCAATGA
- a CDS encoding S1C family serine protease translates to MTNADGTFRRAVLFAACFLFATGGALEAAPLREVIRGAQPKIVKIQGAGGYRGLEAYQSGFLFSADGYILTVMSYVLDTDYITVTLDNGRKFEEAKLVASDPRLELAVLKIDGSELPHFDLAAATTADSGTRVLAFSNMFGVAVGDEEASVLHGVVSVVTKLNARRGAFATPYDGPAYIVDAMTNNPGAAGGALVDYRGNLLGMLGKELRHTQSNIWLNFAIPTSELRETAEAIRTGKYVRRAPEERVAKPDQPQTLDLLGIVLVPDVLERTPPFIDAVVPGSSAAMSDVRPDDQILFINNRITQSCAAVRNELDFIHRVDPVKATLLRGQELIEVTLRAPLRSSTSAAAAEKTP, encoded by the coding sequence ATGACTAACGCCGATGGGACATTTCGCCGCGCAGTGCTCTTTGCGGCGTGTTTCCTATTCGCCACGGGCGGAGCGCTCGAAGCGGCGCCGCTGCGCGAGGTGATTCGCGGGGCGCAGCCGAAGATCGTCAAAATTCAAGGGGCCGGCGGCTATCGGGGGCTCGAAGCCTATCAAAGCGGATTCCTGTTCTCCGCCGACGGCTACATTCTCACCGTAATGAGCTACGTGCTCGACACCGATTACATCACCGTCACGCTCGACAACGGCCGGAAGTTCGAAGAAGCGAAGCTCGTCGCTTCCGATCCTCGCTTGGAGTTGGCGGTACTCAAGATCGACGGATCCGAGTTGCCACACTTCGACCTTGCCGCTGCGACGACGGCCGACTCCGGCACGCGCGTCTTAGCGTTCAGCAATATGTTCGGCGTAGCGGTGGGTGATGAAGAAGCGAGCGTGCTGCACGGCGTCGTCAGCGTCGTGACGAAGCTCAACGCGCGACGTGGAGCGTTCGCCACTCCTTACGACGGCCCGGCGTATATCGTCGATGCGATGACGAATAATCCCGGAGCGGCCGGCGGAGCGCTCGTCGACTATCGGGGCAACCTGCTCGGGATGCTCGGCAAAGAGCTACGGCATACGCAGTCGAACATTTGGCTCAACTTCGCGATCCCCACTTCGGAGCTGCGCGAGACGGCCGAAGCGATCCGCACCGGCAAGTATGTGCGCCGCGCGCCGGAAGAACGAGTCGCCAAGCCCGACCAACCGCAAACGCTCGACCTGCTCGGGATCGTGCTGGTGCCCGACGTCTTGGAGCGGACGCCGCCGTTTATCGATGCCGTCGTGCCGGGCTCTTCCGCCGCGATGTCCGATGTCCGGCCCGACGATCAGATCTTGTTCATCAACAATCGCATCACGCAATCGTGCGCCGCCGTGCGCAACGAATTGGATTTCATCCACCGCGTCGATCCGGTGAAAGCCACTTTGCTGCGGGGGCAGGAGTTGATCGAAGTGACGCTTCGCGCGCCGCTCCGCAGCTCGACTTCGGCAGCTGCCGCGGAGAAAACACCGTGA
- a CDS encoding PDZ domain-containing protein, with protein MPVRSTLLAAICFFGAANAPGISHAAEDLSLREEAAFRAAAAQVSPSVVAIETVGGLDTLGELLVGTGPTGGLVVSDDGYIISSTFNFAHKPASIIVSLNDGRRAPAKLVARDEVRKLVLLKIDAQKLPVAQTAPESDIAVGIWSIALGRAFEPEKPNVSVGIISAVNRIWGKAIQTDAKISPANYGGPLVDIRGRVLGVLVPLSPNEKEDQSGVEWYDSGIGFAVPMAHIERILPRLKKGEDLKTGLIGVSFRGKNVYADPPIIARARANSPAYLAGLRKGDRIRAVEGKPVDLQVQVMEAIQSRYAGDKLRVSIARGPDGKETFDRELPLVDHLDPYKRPFLGLLAERSSPAANEGKVVVRYVYEDSPAALKGIKVGDVVQAINGAAIKDRDALRLAVAESEAGKPLKLELQRAGEKVQVELEAAPQPETVPAKLPQAAGEPAAGDDGAEPKGVSVKFAEHKNECKLYVPETYSEKHPHGLVLLLHPEGGFQDAELAALVKQWMPHCRRDGLMLLVPSAAGEEGKWAAADLEFIGKVIDRVAEGYAVDPGRVVAHGVEEGSLVALRTAAQFPERIRAAAVVNSPSLAAPIEEDPAHSIAYYVATVSDFQAKTRIVAGIELLRKQFLPVTVRELPPQANYLDAEQLSELVRWIDTLDRI; from the coding sequence ATGCCTGTTCGCTCGACTCTGCTCGCGGCGATTTGCTTCTTTGGCGCAGCAAACGCGCCTGGTATCTCCCATGCGGCCGAAGACCTGTCGCTCCGCGAAGAGGCTGCGTTCCGCGCGGCGGCGGCGCAGGTGTCCCCGTCGGTCGTCGCGATCGAAACCGTCGGGGGTTTGGATACGCTCGGCGAGTTGCTCGTCGGCACCGGTCCGACCGGCGGGCTCGTCGTGTCCGACGACGGCTATATTATTTCCAGCACCTTCAACTTCGCGCACAAGCCGGCGTCGATCATCGTGAGCCTCAACGACGGACGCCGCGCTCCGGCGAAGCTCGTCGCGCGGGACGAAGTACGCAAGCTCGTGCTGTTGAAGATCGACGCGCAGAAGCTTCCCGTAGCGCAAACCGCTCCCGAGTCGGATATCGCGGTCGGCATCTGGTCGATCGCGTTGGGCCGCGCGTTCGAGCCGGAGAAGCCGAACGTCTCCGTCGGCATCATCAGCGCCGTAAATCGAATCTGGGGCAAAGCGATTCAAACCGACGCGAAGATTTCGCCGGCGAACTACGGCGGTCCGCTGGTCGACATTCGGGGGCGCGTGCTCGGCGTGCTCGTGCCGTTGTCGCCGAACGAAAAAGAAGATCAGTCGGGAGTCGAATGGTACGACTCGGGCATCGGCTTCGCCGTGCCGATGGCGCATATCGAGCGGATCTTGCCCCGGTTGAAAAAGGGGGAAGACCTGAAAACCGGCCTGATCGGCGTTAGCTTTCGGGGGAAGAACGTCTACGCCGATCCGCCGATTATCGCTCGGGCCCGCGCGAATTCTCCCGCGTATCTAGCAGGGCTGCGTAAAGGAGATCGGATTCGGGCCGTCGAAGGGAAGCCGGTCGACTTGCAAGTGCAGGTGATGGAAGCGATTCAAAGCCGCTACGCCGGCGATAAGCTTCGTGTCTCGATCGCGCGCGGTCCCGACGGCAAGGAAACTTTCGATCGCGAACTGCCGCTCGTCGATCATCTCGATCCCTACAAGCGACCGTTTCTGGGTTTGCTCGCCGAGCGCAGCTCGCCCGCAGCGAACGAAGGGAAAGTCGTCGTGCGGTACGTGTACGAAGATTCGCCGGCGGCGCTGAAGGGAATCAAAGTCGGCGACGTCGTCCAAGCGATCAACGGAGCGGCGATCAAGGACCGCGACGCGCTCCGGCTTGCCGTTGCCGAATCGGAAGCCGGCAAGCCGCTCAAGCTCGAGCTGCAACGAGCGGGAGAGAAAGTCCAAGTCGAGCTCGAAGCCGCGCCGCAGCCGGAAACCGTCCCCGCGAAACTTCCGCAAGCAGCGGGCGAGCCTGCGGCCGGCGACGACGGGGCCGAGCCGAAGGGCGTGAGCGTGAAATTCGCCGAGCATAAGAATGAGTGCAAGCTCTACGTGCCGGAGACCTATTCGGAAAAGCACCCACATGGGCTGGTGCTGTTGCTGCATCCCGAAGGTGGTTTTCAAGACGCCGAGCTCGCAGCTCTCGTGAAGCAGTGGATGCCCCATTGCCGGCGCGATGGTTTGATGTTGCTCGTGCCGAGCGCCGCCGGCGAAGAAGGCAAATGGGCGGCGGCCGATCTGGAATTCATCGGCAAGGTGATCGATCGGGTCGCCGAAGGCTACGCGGTCGATCCGGGGCGCGTCGTTGCGCACGGCGTTGAAGAAGGAAGCCTCGTCGCTCTGCGCACGGCGGCTCAATTCCCCGAGCGCATTCGTGCCGCGGCGGTCGTCAACAGCCCTTCGCTCGCCGCACCGATCGAGGAAGATCCGGCCCATTCGATCGCCTACTACGTGGCGACCGTCTCCGACTTCCAAGCCAAGACGCGCATCGTCGCAGGCATCGAGCTTCTACGAAAGCAATTCCTGCCCGTCACGGTTCGCGAGTTGCCTCCGCAAGCCAATTATCTCGATGCCGAGCAACTCTCCGAGTTGGTGCGCTGGATCGATACGCTGGATCGGATCTGA
- a CDS encoding trypsin-like peptidase domain-containing protein — protein sequence MSSRRRMMIASMLAAWVAVADFGAVPAAYGDVERDVLDAEAARVAVMAEARSKTVAIFPPEGNGGGSGVLISADGYALSNFHVVKGSEKFMKCGLSDGRSYDAVVVGIDPVGDVALIKIFGRDDFPHAEFGDSDAVRTGDWVFASGNPFLLAHDFKPTVTYGIVSGVHRYQYPSGTLLEYADCIQTDASINPGNSGGPLFDAQGKLIGINGRGSFEKRGRVNVGVGYAISINQIKHFLGCLKSGRIVDHATLGARTASDADGRVIVADILEDSDAWRRGLRIGDEITEFGGRQVRTVNAFKNILGIFPQGWRVPVTYRNKGTSHKTFIRLAGVHDIEDLIEKTMGKAEPEKGLPPGPPKPPEEPGPNDKPDEKKPKDGPEEQPKEGKSQEDHLPKKFKLPFQKSDAGEEIAVPEIVKKHYAEKRGFANYKFNEHERDRTWNALSRSMQPAASIGGTWTIEAEQISGGAAAAKSNLTITIGDALVEYRLPSGAATLPVGGSFAGAVDPQGTGGLLAALSLWRRLIVLGPTRFGDLRYEGAFSLPGLPDNYDVLLGRQAGVACRFFVDPRSGDLVSVEMQADDELDPCELFFADYREQKGRRLPTRIEIRHGDATYAVVVPREWKFSPEAAK from the coding sequence ATGTCGTCACGCCGTCGGATGATGATCGCGAGCATGCTCGCGGCTTGGGTTGCCGTCGCCGATTTCGGCGCCGTGCCCGCGGCCTACGGAGACGTCGAGCGCGACGTGCTGGATGCCGAGGCGGCGCGAGTCGCCGTGATGGCCGAGGCTCGCAGCAAGACGGTCGCGATCTTCCCGCCGGAAGGAAACGGCGGCGGTTCCGGCGTGCTCATCTCGGCCGACGGCTACGCCTTGTCGAACTTCCATGTGGTGAAGGGCTCGGAAAAGTTCATGAAGTGCGGCCTGAGCGACGGCCGTTCGTACGACGCCGTCGTCGTCGGCATCGATCCGGTCGGCGACGTGGCCCTCATCAAGATCTTCGGCCGCGACGACTTCCCCCACGCCGAGTTCGGCGACAGCGATGCCGTGCGAACCGGCGATTGGGTCTTCGCTTCCGGCAATCCGTTTCTGCTCGCGCACGACTTCAAGCCGACCGTCACCTACGGCATCGTGTCCGGAGTGCATCGCTATCAATATCCCTCCGGCACGCTGCTGGAATACGCCGACTGCATCCAAACCGACGCCTCGATCAATCCCGGCAACTCCGGCGGCCCGCTCTTCGATGCACAAGGAAAGCTGATCGGCATCAACGGCCGCGGCTCGTTCGAGAAACGCGGGCGCGTGAACGTCGGGGTCGGCTATGCGATCTCGATCAACCAGATCAAGCACTTTCTCGGCTGCCTGAAAAGCGGCCGGATCGTCGACCATGCTACGCTCGGCGCGCGCACCGCGTCGGACGCCGACGGCCGTGTGATCGTCGCCGACATTCTGGAAGACAGCGATGCTTGGCGGCGCGGGCTGCGTATCGGCGACGAGATCACGGAGTTCGGCGGGCGGCAAGTCCGCACGGTCAACGCCTTCAAAAACATTTTGGGAATCTTCCCGCAAGGTTGGCGCGTACCGGTCACCTATCGCAACAAAGGGACGTCTCACAAGACTTTCATTCGGCTCGCGGGTGTCCACGATATCGAAGACCTAATCGAAAAAACGATGGGCAAGGCCGAACCCGAGAAAGGTCTCCCCCCCGGCCCGCCGAAGCCGCCGGAAGAGCCGGGCCCGAACGACAAGCCCGACGAGAAGAAGCCGAAGGACGGCCCCGAAGAGCAACCGAAAGAGGGCAAGTCTCAAGAAGATCATTTGCCGAAGAAGTTTAAGCTGCCGTTCCAAAAGTCGGACGCAGGTGAAGAGATCGCGGTGCCCGAGATCGTGAAGAAGCACTACGCCGAGAAGCGCGGCTTCGCGAATTACAAATTCAACGAGCATGAGCGCGACCGCACCTGGAACGCCCTCTCCCGTTCGATGCAACCCGCCGCTAGTATCGGCGGCACCTGGACGATCGAAGCGGAGCAAATCTCCGGAGGGGCCGCGGCTGCGAAATCGAACCTCACGATCACGATCGGCGACGCGTTGGTCGAATATCGGCTCCCTTCCGGCGCGGCGACGCTGCCGGTCGGCGGTTCGTTTGCCGGGGCAGTCGATCCGCAAGGAACCGGCGGCTTGCTCGCCGCCCTCTCGCTCTGGCGGCGGCTCATCGTGCTCGGCCCGACGCGCTTCGGCGACCTACGCTACGAAGGGGCGTTTTCCTTGCCGGGCCTGCCCGACAACTACGACGTATTGCTCGGCCGGCAGGCCGGCGTGGCCTGCCGCTTCTTCGTCGACCCGCGCAGCGGCGATCTTGTGAGCGTCGAAATGCAAGCCGACGACGAGCTGGATCCTTGCGAGCTTTTCTTCGCCGACTATCGGGAACAGAAGGGACGACGCTTACCGACGCGCATCGAGATCCGCCACGGCGATGCGACGTATGCCGTCGTCGTGCCGCGTGAATGGAAATTCTCGCCGGAGGCCGCGAAATGA
- the queG gene encoding tRNA epoxyqueuosine(34) reductase QueG, with protein MTGPTTGKRPSSTGGRAPNTLKPPLSPPFDVAAEHASTLTVKLKNEAERLGFSLTGIAPAVAPTGFERLRQWLASGYGGTMHYLTERESAYAHPKHVLEGVRSIVVLAIGYRTSEPVPIEPGQGRVSRYAWGNDYHDLIHDRLHSLADFLRASVPGARVRGVVDTAPLLEREFAQLSGLGWIGKNTLLLNKQWGSYFFLAALLTDQELAYDAPHETDHCGTCTACLDACPTQAFVAPYVLDARKCLSYTTIELRDSIPEELRAGQGDWVFGCDVCQDVCPWNRKAPIVDEPEFRPRDVSHPLDLIELFDLDDAGFRQRFRHTPLWRSKRRGILRNAAIVLGNQRCIDAIPTLTKGLADEEPLIREACGWALERISAKP; from the coding sequence ATGACCGGCCCGACAACTGGAAAACGGCCGAGTTCGACCGGCGGACGAGCACCGAACACTTTGAAACCACCCCTTTCGCCCCCATTCGACGTCGCCGCGGAGCACGCCTCGACGTTGACCGTGAAGCTAAAAAACGAGGCCGAACGGCTCGGTTTCAGCCTCACGGGGATTGCGCCGGCCGTCGCGCCGACCGGTTTCGAGCGGCTCCGCCAATGGCTCGCCTCGGGCTACGGCGGCACGATGCACTATCTCACGGAGCGCGAATCAGCCTATGCGCATCCGAAGCATGTACTCGAGGGAGTGCGGAGCATCGTCGTTCTCGCGATCGGCTATCGCACCTCGGAACCGGTGCCGATCGAGCCCGGGCAAGGTCGGGTCTCGCGCTATGCGTGGGGGAACGACTACCACGACTTGATCCACGATCGGCTGCATTCTTTGGCAGACTTCTTGCGCGCGAGCGTGCCGGGAGCGCGCGTGCGCGGCGTCGTCGACACCGCGCCGCTGCTGGAGCGCGAGTTCGCGCAACTCTCCGGGCTCGGCTGGATCGGCAAGAACACCTTGCTGCTCAATAAGCAGTGGGGGAGCTACTTCTTTCTCGCGGCGCTGCTCACCGACCAGGAGCTCGCGTACGATGCTCCGCACGAAACCGATCATTGCGGCACCTGCACGGCTTGCTTAGACGCCTGCCCGACGCAAGCGTTCGTCGCGCCGTATGTGCTTGATGCGCGGAAGTGCCTGAGCTATACGACGATCGAACTACGCGACTCGATTCCCGAAGAGCTCCGTGCGGGCCAGGGGGATTGGGTCTTCGGTTGCGACGTCTGCCAAGACGTTTGCCCGTGGAATCGCAAAGCGCCGATCGTCGACGAGCCGGAGTTCCGGCCGCGCGACGTTTCGCATCCGCTGGACTTGATCGAGCTGTTCGATTTAGACGACGCCGGCTTTCGCCAACGATTTCGGCATACGCCGCTGTGGCGCTCGAAACGACGCGGAATTCTGCGCAACGCCGCGATCGTACTGGGGAATCAACGCTGTATCGACGCTATTCCGACACTCACGAAAGGCTTGGCCGACGAGGAGCCTCTGATACGCGAGGCTTGTGGTTGGGCGCTGGAACGGATTTCCGCGAAACCGTAA